Proteins co-encoded in one Alphaproteobacteria bacterium genomic window:
- the aceA gene encoding isocitrate lyase — protein sequence MVWLDAKGLEKDWKENPRWKGVTRPYSGQDVVKLRGSLPIEYSIASHTSKKLWDAMGKEPYVNALGALTGNQAMQQVKAGLKAIYLSGWQVAADANLAGEMYPDQSLYPADSVPSVVRRINNTLRRADQIDSSEGNIGKTDWFQPIVADAEAGFGGNLNAFELMKQMIDAGAAGVHWEDQLSSAKKCGHMGGKVLVPIREHIEKLIAARLAADVCGVPAIIVARTDANGSYLVTSDVDPRDAKFIKEGRTVEGFFNYDGGIDAAINRGIEFAPYADLVWCETSTPDLAEAKKFAEAMHAKYPGKYLAYNCSPSFNWKKHLDDATIAKFQKELGAMGYKFQFITLAGFHALNHGMFDLACAYKEAGMAGYVKLQEKEFADAARGFTAVKHQREVGVGYFDAVATVVSQGNASTTAFKGSTEEEQFH from the coding sequence ATGGTTTGGCTTGACGCAAAAGGTTTGGAAAAAGACTGGAAAGAAAACCCGCGCTGGAAAGGCGTGACGCGACCCTATTCAGGTCAGGATGTGGTGAAGCTGCGCGGCAGCTTGCCGATTGAATATTCGATTGCTTCGCACACTTCGAAAAAGCTATGGGACGCAATGGGCAAGGAGCCGTATGTGAACGCGTTGGGCGCGCTTACGGGCAACCAAGCCATGCAGCAAGTGAAGGCTGGGCTGAAGGCGATTTACCTCTCTGGCTGGCAAGTTGCGGCGGATGCGAATTTGGCGGGCGAAATGTACCCTGACCAATCGCTTTACCCTGCAGACTCTGTTCCTTCTGTCGTGCGCCGCATCAACAACACGCTGCGCCGTGCGGATCAGATTGATTCGAGCGAAGGCAATATCGGCAAGACCGACTGGTTCCAACCGATTGTTGCAGACGCGGAAGCAGGCTTTGGCGGCAACCTCAACGCCTTCGAGTTGATGAAGCAGATGATTGATGCAGGCGCCGCAGGTGTGCATTGGGAAGACCAGCTTTCGAGCGCGAAAAAATGCGGCCATATGGGCGGCAAAGTATTGGTGCCGATTCGTGAGCATATCGAGAAGTTGATTGCAGCGCGTTTGGCTGCCGACGTATGTGGCGTGCCTGCGATTATTGTGGCGCGTACGGACGCGAATGGTTCCTATCTCGTGACCTCAGACGTTGATCCGCGTGATGCGAAGTTCATTAAAGAAGGCCGCACGGTAGAGGGTTTCTTTAATTATGATGGCGGTATCGATGCAGCGATTAATCGCGGTATCGAGTTTGCGCCTTATGCCGATTTAGTGTGGTGTGAAACCTCGACACCCGATTTGGCAGAAGCGAAAAAATTTGCTGAGGCAATGCATGCAAAATACCCAGGCAAATATCTCGCTTATAACTGCTCACCTTCCTTCAACTGGAAAAAGCATCTTGATGACGCGACCATTGCCAAATTCCAAAAAGAACTCGGTGCGATGGGCTATAAATTCCAGTTCATTACGCTGGCAGGCTTCCATGCATTGAACCACGGCATGTTTGACTTGGCGTGCGCTTATAAAGAAGCGGGCATGGCGGGTTACGTGAAGTTGCAGGAAAAAGAATTTGCTGATGCTGCGCGCGGCTTCACCGCCGTGAAGCACCAGCGCGAAGTGGGTGTGGGGTATTTCGATGCGGTGGCTACCGTCGTATCGCAAGGTAATGCCTCGACGACCGCATTCAAAGGATCAACCGAAGAAGAACAATTCCACTAG
- a CDS encoding acetyl/propionyl/methylcrotonyl-CoA carboxylase subunit alpha has product MFNSILIANRGEIACRIMHTAKKLGMRTIAVYSEADTNALHVKTADDAVYIGPSPSVRSYLNVDNLISAIDQSGAEAVHPGYGFLSEKEHFARAVIERTSATWVGPSPQAIHSMGDKIESKKIARAAGVNGVPGVLEAISDVKEAKKIANEIGYPVIIKAAAGGGGKGMRVVRSDSELEDGMKMASSEARSSFNDARVFIEKYFDSPRHIEIQVLADKYGNVVSLGERECSIQRRHQKVIEEAPSSFLTPDIRAQMSAQSIALAKQVGYVSAGTVEFIVDQAGNFYFLEMNTRLQVEHRVTELVTGIDLVEQMIRIAAGEKLPFTQDDIKTNGWAFESRIYAEDPARGFLPSTGRITKYEEPEAKSGTVIDTSIYEGGEVSMFYDPMIAKLSIHGATREAAIDAMVESLGDFTIQGIAHNTSFLQAVLSHERFRKGDISTNFIEQEWPAGFTGAELSTEAQKVCMAVSVFCSLRDIERNAQISGQLPGRAPAIGARWVVTIGGNSVSIYARKKDYGYDISYDEGMLVIRSSWKLGRKLFQGTVNGRPVSVRVAPLADGYQLSYAGSEVKAYVRTLRVAELAQYMPVREVVVSQYEVTAPIAGLISAIHVQAGDVIRAGQQLFVIEAMKMENIIYADADAKVKAVHVSAPSSVTAGQLVIEFESGEDEA; this is encoded by the coding sequence ATGTTTAACTCGATTCTGATTGCCAATCGCGGCGAGATTGCTTGTCGCATTATGCACACCGCCAAGAAGCTGGGCATGCGTACCATCGCTGTCTATTCAGAGGCGGACACCAACGCGCTGCACGTGAAAACAGCAGACGATGCGGTCTATATCGGACCATCACCTTCGGTGCGTTCGTATTTGAACGTTGATAATCTGATTTCAGCGATTGACCAGTCGGGTGCAGAAGCGGTGCATCCTGGTTACGGATTCTTGTCAGAGAAAGAGCATTTCGCGCGCGCCGTGATTGAGCGGACGAGCGCAACATGGGTTGGACCAAGCCCGCAGGCGATTCATTCGATGGGCGATAAAATCGAATCGAAAAAGATTGCACGTGCGGCAGGTGTGAACGGCGTTCCGGGTGTGCTTGAAGCGATTTCTGACGTCAAAGAAGCGAAGAAAATCGCCAATGAAATTGGCTACCCTGTGATTATTAAAGCGGCAGCTGGCGGTGGCGGTAAGGGCATGCGCGTGGTGCGCTCCGATAGCGAGCTTGAAGATGGGATGAAAATGGCATCGTCGGAAGCGCGTTCAAGCTTCAATGATGCACGTGTATTCATCGAGAAATATTTTGATTCACCGCGCCACATCGAGATCCAAGTGCTTGCTGACAAGTATGGCAACGTGGTGTCGCTTGGCGAGCGCGAGTGCTCGATTCAGCGTCGTCACCAGAAGGTGATTGAAGAAGCGCCTAGCTCATTTTTAACGCCCGATATTCGTGCGCAAATGTCGGCACAGTCTATCGCGTTGGCGAAGCAGGTGGGTTATGTTTCAGCAGGTACGGTGGAGTTCATCGTTGACCAAGCGGGCAACTTCTATTTCCTTGAAATGAATACCCGCTTGCAGGTGGAGCACCGCGTGACCGAGCTAGTCACAGGTATTGACCTTGTGGAGCAGATGATTCGTATCGCGGCGGGTGAGAAATTGCCCTTCACGCAAGACGATATCAAAACGAACGGTTGGGCGTTCGAGAGCCGTATTTACGCGGAAGATCCCGCGCGTGGGTTCTTGCCGTCGACGGGTCGCATCACCAAATACGAAGAGCCAGAAGCGAAAAGCGGCACGGTCATCGACACCTCGATTTACGAAGGTGGCGAGGTCAGCATGTTCTATGACCCGATGATTGCGAAGCTTTCCATTCATGGCGCAACACGCGAGGCGGCGATTGATGCAATGGTTGAATCGCTTGGTGATTTCACCATTCAAGGCATCGCGCACAATACCAGCTTCTTGCAAGCAGTCTTGTCGCATGAACGTTTCCGCAAAGGCGATATCTCGACCAACTTCATCGAACAAGAATGGCCTGCAGGTTTCACGGGTGCTGAGCTTTCGACAGAAGCGCAAAAAGTATGTATGGCGGTGTCGGTATTCTGCTCGCTAAGGGACATTGAGCGTAACGCACAAATTTCTGGCCAATTGCCTGGCCGTGCACCCGCAATCGGTGCGCGTTGGGTTGTCACGATTGGTGGCAACTCGGTTTCGATTTACGCGCGCAAAAAAGATTACGGCTATGACATTTCCTATGATGAGGGGATGCTGGTCATTCGCTCGAGCTGGAAGCTTGGACGTAAGCTGTTCCAAGGCACGGTGAATGGGCGCCCTGTCAGCGTGCGTGTTGCGCCATTGGCGGACGGTTACCAACTGAGCTACGCAGGTTCGGAAGTGAAGGCCTATGTTCGTACGCTGCGTGTCGCGGAATTGGCTCAGTACATGCCTGTGCGCGAAGTCGTGGTGTCACAATACGAAGTGACAGCGCCGATTGCAGGTCTGATTTCGGCTATCCATGTGCAGGCGGGCGATGTGATTCGCGCTGGCCAGCAACTCTTCGTGATTGAAGCGATGAAGATGGAGAACATTATCTACGCCGATGCGGATGCGAAGGTAAAGGCCGTGCATGTTTCGGCACCTTCAAGTGTTACCGCAGGTCAGCTTGTTATTGAGTTTGAGTCGGGCGAAGACGAAGCGTAA
- a CDS encoding GAF domain-containing protein, with protein sequence MNRRHIEANAVELVQRLTRIGAALSSERDRDTLLEHILLAAKEITNSDGGTLYILSPEQDVLEYVIVRTDSLGISFGGTTGKKPPFHVIRLYDPVTGEPHMRTQVVKAVVTKESLNVHDVYASKDFDFAGTKQFDTKYGFRTKSVLTIPMINHRNEAIGCLQLINAKDPDTGATVIFSDEVCELVDALASQAAVIIDKETLIQDQKTLLESFIKMMASAIDAKSPYTGSHCVRVPVLTEMIAEAACNTSEGKFADFKMSDEEKYELHIAGWLHDAGKMVTPVHIMDKATKLETIFDRIHIVRARFEVLKRDAKIKLLEGTITKPQYDDEMRLLEDELNFIETSNIGGEFLEDEKIERQKKIGERIVNIGGQEHPLLTENELYNLSIRRGTITAEERQIMNDHMVHTVNMLESMPWPKHLKRVPEYACGHHEKMDGTGYPKGLLAGTMSLPARMMAIADVFEALTASDRPYKKPKTLSESMKIIGMFKKTNHLDPELVDFFVQSKVYRKFAEMFLNQEQIDEVDEEAILAIQPEPMVMRKAKAG encoded by the coding sequence ATGAATCGTAGGCATATCGAAGCAAATGCGGTGGAACTCGTCCAACGCCTGACGCGAATCGGCGCGGCCCTATCCAGCGAGCGCGATCGCGACACTCTGCTTGAACACATCCTATTAGCCGCCAAAGAAATCACCAATTCGGACGGTGGAACCCTCTACATCCTCTCCCCTGAACAGGACGTGCTCGAATATGTTATTGTGCGCACGGATTCGCTGGGCATCAGTTTCGGTGGTACCACGGGCAAGAAGCCACCATTCCATGTCATCCGCCTATATGACCCCGTGACGGGCGAGCCGCACATGCGCACGCAAGTGGTCAAAGCCGTTGTCACGAAAGAATCCCTCAACGTGCACGACGTGTATGCGTCGAAAGACTTCGACTTCGCGGGCACCAAACAGTTCGACACGAAATATGGTTTCCGTACCAAGTCGGTACTAACCATTCCGATGATTAACCACCGCAACGAGGCCATTGGCTGCTTACAGCTCATCAACGCCAAAGACCCCGACACTGGCGCTACCGTCATCTTCAGCGATGAGGTCTGCGAACTGGTGGATGCACTCGCCTCGCAAGCAGCCGTTATTATCGACAAAGAGACACTGATTCAGGACCAGAAAACGCTTCTGGAAAGCTTCATCAAAATGATGGCATCGGCGATCGACGCCAAATCGCCCTATACGGGTTCGCATTGCGTGCGCGTTCCCGTGCTGACAGAAATGATTGCCGAGGCCGCATGTAACACAAGTGAAGGTAAGTTCGCTGACTTCAAAATGTCAGACGAAGAAAAATACGAACTGCACATTGCGGGTTGGTTGCACGATGCGGGCAAGATGGTGACGCCCGTCCACATCATGGACAAAGCCACCAAACTGGAGACGATATTCGACCGTATCCATATTGTGCGCGCACGCTTCGAGGTCTTGAAACGCGATGCGAAAATCAAGCTGCTTGAAGGCACCATCACCAAACCTCAGTACGACGACGAGATGCGTTTGCTTGAAGACGAATTGAACTTCATTGAAACATCCAATATCGGCGGCGAATTCTTAGAGGACGAGAAAATCGAACGCCAAAAGAAAATCGGTGAACGCATCGTCAATATTGGCGGACAAGAACACCCGCTACTCACCGAGAATGAATTGTATAACCTCTCCATTCGTCGCGGCACCATTACGGCCGAAGAACGCCAAATCATGAATGACCACATGGTTCACACCGTGAACATGCTCGAAAGCATGCCATGGCCTAAACACCTCAAGCGCGTGCCTGAATACGCATGCGGACACCACGAGAAGATGGATGGTACTGGCTACCCAAAAGGTTTGCTTGCAGGCACCATGTCCCTACCCGCACGTATGATGGCCATCGCCGACGTGTTCGAGGCATTAACCGCCTCCGACCGCCCATACAAAAAACCAAAGACCTTAAGCGAGTCGATGAAAATCATCGGCATGTTCAAGAAAACCAACCATCTCGACCCCGAGCTGGTAGACTTTTTTGTACAATCTAAAGTGTATCGTAAATTTGCCGAGATGTTCTTGAACCAAGAACAAATCGACGAAGTGGATGAGGAAGCCATCCTCGCGATTCAGCCAGAACCAATGGTCATGCGCAAAGCAAAAGCGGGTTAA
- a CDS encoding 6-carboxytetrahydropterin synthase: MKLFVEHLTTIDSAYLHPEHGMLGESWMVDVILDGLLDDQSMVMDFSDVKKALKNAIDDSIDHTLIVPQYSHQLVLDNHKDHLALRWNFGQSEWLEHRSPHEAVTLLKSEAVTHEAMISFLKDTLAPLVPKGVEGIEITLRHETTQDPTYHYVHGLKKHGGNCQRIAHGHRSRIQILRNDVRAHDLEKAWAKDWFCAYIGTQDDIAQTENGMTEFAYRAQQGSFTLAYPTARCRIIDSDSTVECIASYIAQTLKKQDPSARFTVRAYEGVQKGAIAQA; the protein is encoded by the coding sequence ATGAAATTATTTGTTGAGCATTTAACGACGATCGACTCCGCCTATCTGCATCCTGAGCATGGCATGCTCGGCGAAAGCTGGATGGTGGATGTAATCCTCGATGGCCTGCTGGATGACCAGTCCATGGTGATGGATTTTTCTGACGTCAAAAAAGCACTCAAGAATGCGATTGATGATTCGATTGATCACACGCTGATCGTACCACAATATTCGCACCAACTCGTTCTGGATAATCACAAGGATCACCTCGCGCTGCGTTGGAATTTTGGTCAAAGCGAATGGCTTGAACATCGCTCACCCCACGAGGCAGTCACGCTGCTGAAAAGCGAAGCAGTCACCCATGAAGCGATGATTAGCTTCCTCAAAGACACGCTTGCACCGCTTGTCCCTAAAGGGGTGGAGGGAATTGAAATCACCCTGCGTCACGAAACCACTCAGGACCCAACCTATCACTATGTGCACGGCCTCAAAAAACACGGCGGTAATTGCCAGCGCATTGCCCATGGGCACCGCTCACGCATCCAGATACTGCGCAACGATGTGCGTGCGCACGATCTTGAGAAAGCTTGGGCGAAGGATTGGTTCTGCGCCTATATCGGCACACAAGACGACATTGCGCAGACTGAAAACGGCATGACCGAGTTTGCCTATCGCGCCCAGCAGGGCAGCTTCACACTTGCCTACCCTACTGCGCGCTGCCGTATCATTGATAGTGATTCCACTGTTGAATGTATCGCCAGCTACATTGCGCAAACCCTTAAAAAACAAGACCCATCCGCACGCTTTACGGTGCGCGCCTATGAAGGCGTACAAAAGGGTGCCATTGCTCAAGCGTAA
- the maf gene encoding septum formation protein Maf produces the protein MSITCHTPLILASGSAIRQQMLKEVGLRFSVLPSGVDEEALKPTLAHLHVAQKAIELAKAKALWVSEKNPDALTIGADQICSLNGTIFDKPGSHEKAELQLAALAGHSHTQTNGLIIAKGSKILWEHTAQATLTVRPLTPAEIKAYIAADAPLSSCGAYKLESLGRHLFSNIEGDHDVVKGLALVPLLTELQRIGAISLV, from the coding sequence ATGAGCATCACCTGTCATACGCCTCTTATTCTTGCTTCTGGCTCGGCCATCCGCCAACAGATGCTGAAAGAGGTCGGCTTGCGTTTTAGCGTCTTGCCTTCGGGTGTCGATGAGGAAGCCCTAAAACCTACCCTCGCCCACTTGCACGTTGCCCAGAAGGCGATAGAGCTCGCCAAAGCAAAGGCCCTCTGGGTGAGTGAGAAAAACCCCGATGCGCTGACTATTGGCGCCGACCAGATTTGCAGCCTCAATGGCACAATCTTCGATAAGCCTGGTAGCCACGAAAAGGCCGAATTACAGCTTGCCGCACTGGCGGGCCACTCCCACACCCAGACAAACGGTCTTATCATCGCCAAGGGCAGCAAAATCCTTTGGGAGCATACGGCGCAGGCGACCCTAACCGTACGCCCACTTACCCCTGCTGAAATCAAAGCCTACATTGCCGCCGACGCCCCATTAAGCAGTTGCGGCGCATATAAACTCGAATCCCTTGGTCGCCATCTTTTCAGCAACATTGAAGGTGACCACGATGTGGTAAAGGGCCTTGCGCTCGTTCCATTATTGACAGAGCTGCAACGTATAGGTGCTATAAGCCTCGTATGA
- the folE gene encoding GTP cyclohydrolase I FolE, with protein sequence MTLPKNKLPADASQPANENAPFPRPSETEAKEAVKTLIRWAGDDPMREGLRDTPQRVVDAYREFFAGYDQDPEDVLAKTFEEVQDYEEIVLLKNMQFESHCEHHMVPIIGVAHIAYIPNKKVVGISKIARLLDVFAKRLQTQELMTNQIAETIERVLKPRGVAVIIDAAHECMTTRGVHKAGTTTVTSAMLGVFKTDTNRRSELMAMIAQGN encoded by the coding sequence ATGACATTACCTAAAAACAAATTACCCGCAGACGCTAGCCAACCTGCCAATGAGAATGCGCCGTTTCCGCGCCCATCCGAGACCGAGGCAAAAGAAGCCGTTAAAACCCTGATTCGTTGGGCGGGCGATGATCCAATGCGTGAAGGCCTACGCGATACACCACAACGCGTGGTGGACGCATACCGTGAATTTTTCGCAGGCTATGATCAAGACCCTGAAGATGTCTTGGCAAAGACCTTCGAGGAAGTGCAGGACTACGAAGAAATCGTGCTGCTCAAGAACATGCAGTTTGAATCACATTGCGAACACCACATGGTGCCTATTATCGGCGTCGCGCATATTGCTTATATCCCGAATAAGAAAGTCGTGGGCATCAGCAAAATTGCTCGCCTGCTCGATGTGTTCGCCAAGCGTTTACAAACGCAAGAACTCATGACCAACCAGATTGCCGAAACCATTGAGCGCGTGCTGAAGCCACGCGGCGTTGCCGTCATCATCGATGCTGCGCACGAATGTATGACTACGCGCGGCGTGCACAAAGCGGGCACCACCACCGTTACCTCTGCCATGCTTGGCGTATTCAAAACCGATACGAACCGCCGCAGTGAACTCATGGCAATGATTGCGCAAGGGAACTGA
- a CDS encoding pentapeptide repeat-containing protein, with the protein MALLRTLSKLRDSLSLHGDDRETVQLESARSTLFSLRETALAEARRIAVARDGEPPSIDLKDYYRAAGLVMQEANAALPEGATPYNIQQFGDLGGHTIKDFVFRQKDVEYLTSDDDPLGLNLQERGLELDLSGAHLQDVCFIPATTFNSLCNEEVANVTMNGVIFRGMGQEDELVLPRGTYRDISFAETQGGTLHLQQFAIVEQCNVRGATMHITMEAGAQLNELKSDAATSIITFCAEAGAIISNSSISEATIGLNSQLQGTIWRNVTLDNVNIAGVDFTGAQFNMVTINGQAISGGEGFVHLANMGVAAECMPSINGQTFADYQRLAETQRMPRREDFSANDPRREVLEIAANIFGNYGNTSQTATQIQRDYVPETAEARELRDARNAEAASQIATLNRILSQQTNGENA; encoded by the coding sequence ATGGCACTGCTTCGAACACTTAGTAAATTACGCGATTCTCTCTCGCTGCATGGCGACGACCGCGAAACAGTGCAGTTGGAAAGCGCGCGCAGCACCCTATTTTCTTTACGTGAGACCGCACTGGCAGAAGCACGCCGCATCGCCGTCGCACGCGATGGCGAGCCACCTTCGATTGACCTCAAAGATTATTACCGTGCCGCAGGCCTTGTGATGCAGGAAGCCAATGCCGCACTTCCTGAAGGCGCAACACCTTACAACATCCAGCAGTTCGGTGACTTAGGTGGGCATACGATCAAGGACTTTGTATTCCGTCAGAAAGACGTCGAGTACCTCACGAGTGACGACGACCCGCTTGGCCTGAACCTTCAGGAGCGCGGTCTGGAATTGGATTTATCAGGCGCGCACTTGCAGGATGTTTGCTTCATTCCAGCCACCACCTTCAATAGCCTGTGCAACGAAGAAGTTGCCAATGTCACCATGAACGGCGTGATTTTCCGAGGCATGGGACAGGAAGACGAATTGGTGCTACCACGCGGCACCTACCGCGATATCAGCTTCGCCGAGACGCAAGGCGGCACATTGCACTTACAGCAATTCGCCATCGTCGAGCAATGCAACGTGCGCGGCGCCACTATGCACATCACCATGGAAGCAGGCGCGCAACTGAACGAACTCAAATCAGACGCTGCGACCAGCATCATCACCTTCTGCGCTGAAGCGGGCGCGATTATCAGTAACAGCAGTATCAGTGAAGCAACGATTGGCCTCAACAGCCAGCTTCAAGGCACTATCTGGCGCAATGTAACGCTTGATAATGTTAACATTGCTGGCGTCGATTTCACGGGCGCACAATTTAATATGGTGACCATTAATGGTCAGGCTATCAGTGGCGGCGAAGGATTCGTGCACCTTGCCAATATGGGGGTTGCTGCAGAATGCATGCCTAGCATTAACGGCCAGACATTTGCGGATTACCAACGCTTAGCAGAAACGCAGCGCATGCCTCGCCGCGAGGATTTTTCTGCCAACGACCCGCGTCGCGAGGTACTCGAAATCGCAGCCAACATCTTTGGCAATTATGGCAATACCAGCCAAACTGCGACACAGATCCAGCGCGACTATGTTCCCGAAACGGCAGAGGCCCGTGAGTTGCGGGACGCTCGTAACGCAGAAGCTGCCTCGCAAATAGCCACTTTGAACCGCATATTATCGCAGCAAACTAACGGTGAAAACGCATAG
- a CDS encoding Ppx/GppA family phosphatase, translating into MNDKPLQSKQYATASHANERAKRESNVGEVYAALDLGTNNCRLLVAKPYFQQHTQHKTLKVVDSYSRIVRLGEGVSESGILSEEAMKRTIKALATCKVKLQKYPVAKSRFVATEACRRAKNAEEFLGRVEKELGLKVDIISNEEEARLAFLGCSSLLHKDTRYALAFDIGGGSTEFMWVKIDPEQPMSAHKRHLIQDWLSLPYGVMNMSEQFGGPAYTEMYFEEIVAKISELLVPIERENQIASRMWKENVQMLSTSGTVTTLAAIHLDLPHYDRSKIDGIKLSVSDIRGATQSLMRMSHAERAAHPCIGAARTDFILSGCAIFEAIARTFPIDKITIADRGVREGIIVSLMRETHA; encoded by the coding sequence ATGAACGACAAGCCGCTACAGTCCAAGCAATATGCTACCGCCTCGCATGCTAATGAACGCGCCAAGCGCGAGAGCAATGTGGGTGAGGTGTATGCCGCGCTTGATTTGGGCACGAATAATTGCCGCCTGCTGGTTGCAAAGCCTTATTTCCAGCAGCATACGCAGCATAAAACCCTCAAGGTGGTGGACAGCTATTCGCGTATCGTGCGCCTCGGTGAAGGGGTGAGTGAATCGGGTATTTTGTCGGAAGAGGCCATGAAGCGTACCATCAAGGCGCTCGCGACCTGTAAAGTGAAGCTACAAAAATACCCTGTCGCCAAGTCACGCTTTGTGGCGACCGAAGCTTGTCGCCGTGCCAAGAACGCTGAAGAGTTTTTGGGCCGTGTCGAGAAAGAGCTTGGCCTGAAGGTCGATATCATCTCGAACGAAGAAGAGGCGCGACTGGCTTTCCTTGGCTGCTCGTCGCTGCTGCATAAAGATACGCGCTATGCGCTGGCCTTTGATATTGGCGGTGGTTCGACCGAGTTCATGTGGGTGAAGATCGACCCTGAACAACCCATGAGCGCCCATAAGCGCCACCTGATTCAAGACTGGCTGAGCCTTCCTTATGGGGTGATGAACATGTCCGAGCAGTTTGGTGGCCCTGCCTATACCGAAATGTATTTCGAAGAAATCGTTGCCAAAATTTCAGAGTTGCTTGTGCCGATTGAGCGCGAAAATCAAATCGCGTCGCGTATGTGGAAAGAGAATGTGCAGATGCTTTCAACCAGTGGAACGGTAACGACGCTCGCTGCTATTCACCTTGATCTGCCGCACTATGACCGCAGCAAAATCGATGGTATTAAATTGTCGGTTTCCGATATTCGCGGGGCGACGCAGAGCCTGATGCGCATGTCGCATGCAGAACGTGCAGCGCACCCATGTATTGGCGCGGCACGTACCGATTTTATTTTAAGTGGCTGTGCGATTTTCGAGGCGATTGCCCGCACGTTCCCTATCGATAAAATCACGATTGCAGATAGAGGTGTGCGCGAGGGCATTATCGTATCGCTTATGCGCGAGACGCATGCATGA
- a CDS encoding RlmE family RNA methyltransferase, which produces MSKKKSSGSSRNVNQRVKTAKGRKTSSTLWLHRQLNDPYVQQAKREGYRSRAAYKLIEMDEKFKLLSPGDKVVDLGCAPGGWAQVAVKKVGPKGKVVGVDLLEVEPVAGADLFVLDFLQEDAPDIIKERLNGRAHLVMSDMAANTTGHSTTDHIRIINLCELAYHFATEILAPGGAFVCKVLKGGAEGDLLKQMKKDFAVVKHAKPAASRSDSAESYVVATGFRKA; this is translated from the coding sequence ATGTCGAAGAAAAAATCATCAGGCAGTTCGCGCAATGTGAATCAGCGCGTGAAGACTGCGAAGGGTCGTAAGACGTCTTCAACATTATGGCTGCATCGCCAGCTCAATGACCCCTATGTGCAGCAAGCGAAGCGTGAAGGGTATCGTTCGCGCGCAGCGTATAAACTCATCGAGATGGACGAGAAATTTAAGCTACTCAGTCCAGGCGACAAGGTCGTGGATTTAGGCTGCGCACCAGGTGGCTGGGCGCAAGTGGCTGTCAAAAAAGTCGGCCCAAAAGGTAAAGTAGTGGGTGTTGACCTGCTGGAAGTAGAGCCCGTTGCAGGGGCGGATTTATTCGTGCTCGATTTTTTGCAGGAAGATGCGCCAGATATTATCAAAGAACGCCTGAATGGGCGCGCGCATCTAGTGATGAGCGATATGGCCGCGAACACTACAGGTCATAGCACGACTGACCATATTCGCATCATCAACCTCTGTGAATTGGCGTATCATTTCGCTACCGAGATTTTAGCCCCTGGCGGTGCGTTTGTGTGTAAAGTGCTCAAAGGTGGTGCGGAAGGCGACCTGCTGAAACAAATGAAAAAAGACTTCGCCGTAGTGAAGCACGCCAAGCCTGCTGCATCGCGTAGTGACTCGGCGGAGAGCTACGTAGTTGCAACGGGATTTCGTAAAGCTTAA